Proteins found in one Passer domesticus isolate bPasDom1 chromosome 16, bPasDom1.hap1, whole genome shotgun sequence genomic segment:
- the LOC135282332 gene encoding caltrin-like protein 2: MKAVAALLLVGMLVLWAELPTGSAWSCPPVRFTCALHNPPNQCFVDRHCPRGKKCCRSFCGRKCLSRPPAIPVSYV, encoded by the exons ATGAAGGCGGTGGCCGCCCTGCTCCTGGTGGGGATGCTCGtcctctgggcagagctgcccacaG GCAGCGCCTGGTCCTGCCCGCCCGTGCGCTTCACCTGCGCTCTGCACAACCCTCCGAACCAGTGCTTCGTGGACCGGCACTGCCCCCGCGGCAAGAAGTGCTGCCGCTCCTTCTGCGGGAGGAAATGCCTCTCCAGGCCGCCCGCCATCCCCGTCTCCTACG